The Cloacibacillus sp. nucleotide sequence GGCTTGGAGAGCGCCGCCGTATCGGTCTTCACCGCCGGCCGTTCCGGCTTCGGGTTGGAGAGATAATCTTTTTTCACCGTGAGGGTAAACTGATCGCGTATGCCGCTGCCGTCCCTCGCCTCCACGGTTATCACCGCCTCGCCAGCAAAAAGCGCCGTGATCTCCCCGCTCTGCCCCGTGACCGCCGCCACCTTACTGTTGCTGCTGCTCCAGACGAGATCTTTATTTGTGGCGTCCTCCGGCAGCACTTCGCAGGAGAGATTAAAGGCCTCGCCCTCTTTCAGCGACTGCAGGGCGTTTGTTATCTTTATTGATTTTACGGGAACGGTGTTTTTTACCACCGTGAGGGTAAAACTTTTATTGACGCCGCTCCCGTCGGCGGCCTTCGCCGTGATCTTGGCGCTACCGGCGGAGCCCGCCGTTATCATTCCATATTTATCAACGCTCGCGAAGGCGCTGTCGCTGTGCCAGATGATTTCTTTGTTTGTGGCGTCGTCCGGCAATACGATATATTCAAGCTGGCAGGTCTCGTTTTCGCCGAGAGATTCAGGTATGTTGCTTATCTCGATAGACTCAACGGGGATATTCTTTTTCTCCACCGTCACGCTGAACGACGTCTTAAAACCACCGGCGTCTTTTGCCGCTGCCGTTATCTCCGCGCTGCCGGCGGCGAGCGCCGTTATCGTACCGGTCTGGTCTACCGACGCGACTTCAAGGTTGTCGCTGCTCCACGTTATGCCCTTGTCATCCGCGTTCTCCGGCACCACCGTATAAATAAGCTGGAAGGAGCTGCCCTCGGAGAGCTTTTCCGGAATTGATTCTATATCTATTGAGGTTACATTTATCGTTTGGTTGCTCGTGACCCTAACGGCGGCGGAAAGCGCCGGGGCCAATAACGGATTGGAGGAGGTGTCTGCGGTATCGCCGGCCAGACGCAGAGGTACGACGTCGCTTTCCCCAAACTTTGTGGCGGTGAGTATCAGGGAGGCGCCGACGTTGAATACGCCCTTGTTCGTCGCCGAGATTATGGTGTTATTATCAGCATCCTGCGTTAAGGTGACACCGGGAACATCGCTGGTTTTCCATTCGGAAACCGCCGCAGGATCATTGCCGGGCCAGGTACGGAAGATAGAATTGGCCGCGCCTGCTTCTCTATCAAACGAGAGGGAGGCGGGGTCGACGGTGTAGGCGCAGACCTGATTCGTTATGCTGTCAAACCCGGTAGTTTCAGTACCCTGCTCTGACTGATAGCCGCCTATAGCCTCATATTGGCCATTCTTTAACCATCCGCAATTTATTATCGTTCCCCAAGTGTTTCCAACGATGGCACCTACATCAGAAGTCGCTCCTTTTACCGTACCAGTAAAGAAACAATTTTTAATTGTGCTGTTTGTATTTGTCTGTTTTCCAGAAATACCGCCAACATAACACGAAGTTGCTTTAGTACCAGTTATCTTACCTTCCGCAACACAATTCGCAATAGTTATATTACTTATTGCCCTATCATGATTATTAAAACCGCTGATACCGCCTACACACGATGCACCATCCACATCTACGTTTGCTATACAGTTTATTATCTGTGTTCCACTATACGCATAGCCTGTTATACCGCCGCTCTTCTCGCCATATCCGTAAATGCTTCCACTTGCCATACAGTTAGCTATTATGGTGAACGAAGATTGTCCAACGATACCACCTGCATTATTCTCACTGGTATTATTGGGGGCAGTTTCCAATTTCACGTTCGACACACAGTTAATAATATGGTTTTCCCAATCAATCCCATTCGGCATAGAGTAACCGGCAATCCCACCAGCGTTAGATAGGGCTTCGATAGTCCCTTCTGACACACAATTTTCTATGTGGCTGCCGCCGCCAACTATGCTCGCGTATGACATCATTCCAGCTATCATACCGACATTAGACTTGCCGGGAGTATTGATATTACCTGATACTGTGAGATTCTTTATAACAGCGTTTTCTATCAGACCGAAAAAACCAGCCCTATTATTCTCCGGATTCTCAATGCTCATTCCCGTAACTGAATATCCCTGTCCGTCAAAAGTACCTTTAAAGGGGTTGCTGTTGATTCCGATTGGAGTCCACTCAGTACCGTCTAAAACAATATCCGCCACTAGTTTGGCATTGACAATTTTCCCGCCGGCACAATTTACTTTATCGCGAAATTCCTCAAGCTGCTTAATGTTAGATATCTCAATGAAAGCGTCCCCCCCCCCGTCTGCAAACCCACAGGCAGAAAAAGACAACAGCAAAGTACTAACCATCCACAGAACGGATAAAGAACGTCCGATCTTCATAAAGATATTCCCCCATATAAAGTTATTTGTACTAAAAAACGGAACAGCTGCCGCAGACAGACACAGAATCTCTCAAGTATTCCCCAAATCGATACTTTAACGAGAAATTTTCATATATTTGCCTACAACAAACGTCACACAAAGCATAGCCTTTTTATCGAGGAAAAGAACAGTAAAAATACTGTTGACTAGAATAATTACATTTTAAATCAAAAAATATTCTCGGCAGCCGCGAAACAGATGGCCGCCGAGATCGGATTCATTATATCTAAAAAATATTTTTGTCCAGCTTTACTTCGCCTCTTTGGGATCTTCTTTGACCAGCTCTTTGAGCGAGGCGGCAAGCCCCGCGAGTCCCTGTATCTCCGAGGGAATGATGATCTTTGTCGCCTGTCCGTCCGCGGCCTTGCCGAAGGCTTCGAGGCTCTTGAGCGCCACCACCTCTTTGGATGGGGCCGATTCGTTGAGCATCTTGATACTGTCGGCTACCGCGCGCTGTATGGCGAGGATAGCCTCAGCCTCACCGGCCGCCTCGCGTATCTTCTGCTCCTTGACGGCGTCGGCGCGCAGTATCGCCGATTCTTTTTCTCCCTCGGCGATGAGGATCTTGCTCTGTTTCTCTCCCTCCGCGAGCAGTATCGATTCACGTTTCTCGCGTTCGGCCTTCATCTGGCGCTCCATCGCCGCCATGATCTCCTGAGGCGGCACGATGTTTTTGACCTCCACCCTGTTGACCTTGATGCCCCATTTATCGGTGGCCTTGTCAAGCGTCTCCGTAATGGTGGAGTTTATCTGGTCTCTTGAGGTCAGGGTGTGGTCCAGCTCCAGTGAGCCGATTATGTTTCTCAGCGTGGTCGCGGTGAGGTTTTCTATAGCCGAGAGCGGATATTCCACACCGTAGGTAAGCATCTTGGCGTCCGTCACCTGGAAAAATACCACCGTGTCTATCTGCATCGTAACGTTATCTTTGGTGATGACCGACTGCGGTACAAAATCCACCACCTGCTCCTTGATCGATACCTTGTTCGCGATGCGGTCCACAAATGGCAGTTTGACATGCAGCCCCGCGCCCCAGGTGCAGAGGTAGGTCCCCAGCCGTTCCACAACGTAGACGCTGCCCTGCGGCACAATGCGGACGTTGGCCATGACGATCATTATCAGCACAAATACAATGAACGTTAGAAATATTGTTGAAAGCATTTAATTTTCCTCCTCTTTATCAGAAACCTTTTCCACTATCAGCTTTACGCCGCGCAGTTCTTTGACAAGGACGACAGCCCCCTTATCAAGTTTAGCCCCGTCAGCGCTGCGCGCCGCCCACTCAAGGCCGTTCGCCAGGACGCGTCCCTTTTCCAGGATATTATCTATCGGCGAGACCACGACCCCTTTCTGCCCGATCACCAGGTCGGCGTTCGTCGGAGTTTTTTCCACGTGCAGGATGTTTTTCAAAAACGGGCGCGTGAAGATCATCGCAACGACGCTGGCGGCGATAAATACTATGATTTGAAGATTGAAACCAATACCAAAGGCGGCTGGCAGCATCGTCACCAGCGCGCCGATCGAAAACCATATCGAGACAAGCCCGACCGTCGCCGCCTCAAAAATTCCGGCGGCAACCGCGACGATCAGCCAGAAAATCACCGGATTAGCCGTTATCAGATCCCAAAGTCCTCCCATTTTATCCCCCTCTTCTAAAGACGCCGTCCGCCAAAAGACCGCTCACTTTCAATATCTACTCCTTATAAGGTAGCATAACATAGTAAAGCCTTATTGGAAACATTTTGATTAAATACAGAGGGTAAAATTATGGTTGCCGTTTAATGTGATCTTCACGGACTTTAGAGCGAGGTTTTTATACGTTTGAATTATACGTGAATAGAGTTTTATACATGAAAAATATGAAATAAAAACAATATCTAAGCTTATTATGATGCAATTTCAAATTTAATTAATCTAAACTGATAAAACAATTTTTACAGCAACGTGGTTTCAAGATTATAATAACTGAGCAGATAATGAAGACGGAGGACGATTCAATGATTCACCAAAAGCTAAGAAACCTAAGGAAAAAATCAGGCATGCGCCTACAGGATGTCGCTGAGGCCACAGAGTTGTCTCCGGGCTACTTAAGCCAGATTGAGACAGGCAAGGTTGAACCATCTATCTCTCTTTTGAGAAAGCTGGCCGCGTTTTATAATGTCGGCGTCGTGTATTTTTTTACCTCGGACGAGGAGGAGAACATCCTCGTAAAGGCCGACAGCAGGCCTCGTTTTGGACGCCCCAACTCGCCGCTGGTCTATGAACTTCTTCGTAACAATATAAGCGGGATGGATTTGCAGGTGGCAATCATAAAAATCGCGCCACACTACGAAGAACCAGAAGGACTTTTTCTCTCTTGCCCAAGCGAAGAGTTTATATACATCCTCTCCGGCAAACTCGGATTTGAATATAACGGGAAAATGTATTACGCGGAGACAGGAGACTCTATCTGCTATAAAGCCCAAGTACCTTACAGGCTCTTCAATCCTACCTCTGAGATAACTGAGATTTTAGGCGTCGGAGCTCCTGTGTCCTCTTAGAAATAATTTCCTCGCAAAGGGATATACTCAAAATATAGCCGAGTAACCTCTTTACGAGGAAAAAACCAACTGTTTTAGCAAAACGCTTAGGCGGAAACTTTTGCCGTCGGTTTTGGCTTCTTGACAAATTTGACGTAGAAAACGGGAACTATATAGAGTATCCCCACGTAGGCGGCCACTTTAGTAACGACATTCACAAGTATAGAGAATGAACTGAATCCGCTGCCAAAATATGCCAATACAGAGACAACGACGATCACCCACGGATATGCCTTTGTCTTTTCTTTTGCGAAAACATTTGCCACAGACCAAACCAGTGGCGTGGTGGTGGTATATAACGCTGCCACCAAGATTACGCCATAGATTGCGCCTAAGAGCGGGTTTATTCTGCTGCCCAGATAGAGATTGGGAACCTCCATACCATCCAGAATAGAGACATTGGCAATAAACGCCAGCATCATCAAAATGGAGGCCAGAACATATATAGAAGCACCGATAATCACACTCTGAGTAAGTTGCTTTGTTGTAGCTGGATTTGTTGAGGCCAGTCCAGAAAGATAGGCCGCCTGAAAGAGAATACAATAAGAAAAATACATTATCGCCGCCCACAACCAGTTTCCACTTGGTTTCAGCATTTCGTGACTCTTCACATACTCATTGCCCGCGTTAAGCCCTGTGGAACCTGTTGCCAATGCAATAGCAGCGATTACTACGACAAAAACCATTATACACGGACCGAGGCTACCGATTACATCAACAGTCTTTCTCATCCCAAGAAGCCCTGTAATGAGAACCAGCACCGTCATTATAATGCGCCCTATTTCGTTGCCGACATTAAAATATTGCGCAAAGGCCGCTCCGGCACCAGCAATCATGAGACTAGCCATGCAAAATAGGTAGGCTAGCGAGAAGAAGAATAGTGCGTTTCCTAAGTACTTGCCACAATAAAACAGATAGACCTGATGAAGAGAGGTCAGACCAAAATCTCTGGAATCTTTAACGATAAAGGCCGCATAAGAGGCCCATAGCACCGCACTGATAAGTATTCCCAGTATCCCCACGTAACCATATGAGGTAAAATACTGCATCATCTCCTGTCCGCTGCCAAAACCGGATCCTGCCAAATAGGCCAAATAAGCGCCCGAGAGAATGAACACCGTTAAGAAACCTTTTCTTTCCAACATAATCCCCCCGTTCATGGTTTTTTAATACTGAGCGGCGGGGCAAAAGCCCCGCCATACACACTAATAGCTTAAACAAGCGTATCAATAACTTTCGCCCAACCGTTTTCCATCGTAGCGAGAAAATCGGTTACTGAATAGCCTCCAC carries:
- a CDS encoding Ig-like domain-containing protein — its product is MDGASCVGGISGFNNHDRAISNITIANCVAEGKITGTKATSCYVGGISGKQTNTNSTIKNCFFTGTVKGATSDVGAIVGNTWGTIINCGWLKNGQYEAIGGYQSEQGTETTGFDSITNQVCAYTVDPASLSFDREAGAANSIFRTWPGNDPAAVSEWKTSDVPGVTLTQDADNNTIISATNKGVFNVGASLILTATKFGESDVVPLRLAGDTADTSSNPLLAPALSAAVRVTSNQTINVTSIDIESIPEKLSEGSSFQLIYTVVPENADDKGITWSSDNLEVASVDQTGTITALAAGSAEITAAAKDAGGFKTSFSVTVEKKNIPVESIEISNIPESLGENETCQLEYIVLPDDATNKEIIWHSDSAFASVDKYGMITAGSAGSAKITAKAADGSGVNKSFTLTVVKNTVPVKSIKITNALQSLKEGEAFNLSCEVLPEDATNKDLVWSSSNSKVAAVTGQSGEITALFAGEAVITVEARDGSGIRDQFTLTVKKDYLSNPKPERPAVKTDTAALSKP
- a CDS encoding SPFH domain-containing protein, which encodes MLSTIFLTFIVFVLIMIVMANVRIVPQGSVYVVERLGTYLCTWGAGLHVKLPFVDRIANKVSIKEQVVDFVPQSVITKDNVTMQIDTVVFFQVTDAKMLTYGVEYPLSAIENLTATTLRNIIGSLELDHTLTSRDQINSTITETLDKATDKWGIKVNRVEVKNIVPPQEIMAAMERQMKAEREKRESILLAEGEKQSKILIAEGEKESAILRADAVKEQKIREAAGEAEAILAIQRAVADSIKMLNESAPSKEVVALKSLEAFGKAADGQATKIIIPSEIQGLAGLAASLKELVKEDPKEAK
- a CDS encoding NfeD family protein encodes the protein MGGLWDLITANPVIFWLIVAVAAGIFEAATVGLVSIWFSIGALVTMLPAAFGIGFNLQIIVFIAASVVAMIFTRPFLKNILHVEKTPTNADLVIGQKGVVVSPIDNILEKGRVLANGLEWAARSADGAKLDKGAVVLVKELRGVKLIVEKVSDKEEEN
- a CDS encoding XRE family transcriptional regulator, which codes for MIHQKLRNLRKKSGMRLQDVAEATELSPGYLSQIETGKVEPSISLLRKLAAFYNVGVVYFFTSDEEENILVKADSRPRFGRPNSPLVYELLRNNISGMDLQVAIIKIAPHYEEPEGLFLSCPSEEFIYILSGKLGFEYNGKMYYAETGDSICYKAQVPYRLFNPTSEITEILGVGAPVSS